The Silene latifolia isolate original U9 population chromosome Y, ASM4854445v1, whole genome shotgun sequence sequence gcttattaccgctatttgaggtaggggaatacactggacttgatatagtactatgtgactggattgactgaTTCGGtaatttacatgttataatatgattgtctgatttaattcTGTTAAGTATTATCGTTGAACTGTTTTAATATATTATTGCatcggagttggtggaggtggaggtgagtatggtgtggtgataaggcccaggcgggttctgtaGGACTTGCCCTGGTATCCTTAGCTGCgtgctggcagatcggctacggtcgaagtatagtctaccggggatcggtatggctgggttgtccgggttatgagttgtgatggcggtggtggtgatggaggagcatgtgtattatgttctttgttttcattgtattacctactcggcTTCGCGGGCCGAccacgtgtattcgtgtacgctgtgatgatccaattattggtgagcagattgtggtatttcgagagagactgatgggagctggccgggaagagagcttggatgactgacttagtgcctagcccaccttagtgtgattagtagttttatcagactttatcttttggtcgtattttgagactttgttttatttccagttgtaatctcactataaacattttaataaagtactgtgttttcttcactttgttatctactgcctcgggtttccgagatggtaacactgtcatttatctgaggagtcctagttcaggcccttaaataaatgggggtgttacaaagtggtatcagagaaatcgtagctgatgctttgagcaggaaatCCATCCATGCTTTGAGCAGTGCCAGATCTAGGGTGAGGATGCATAATGAGCTGCGAGACATGGGAATCCACATGATTCGGAAGGGAGAGACTCTTTGGGACTTGACCGTTGAGCcggagttatatgaggagatcCGAGAGTTACAGGAATCCGATGCTAGAATTCAGAAGTGGCGCAGTTAGTGATGAGAACAGCGGGTCGGAGTTGATTCCGAGTTTGTTATCCATGCGATGGTAGTCCGAGGTTTGGAGGACGGTGGTGTGTTCCGGATAATGAGGAGTCAAGAGGAAAATTCTTCTTTGAGGCACATGCTACACCATACTCAGTTCATCCTGGGGGAGATAAGctgtacaaggacctcaagaagactttttggtggccgaatatgaagagggaagttgcTGAGTTCGTAGCTCGATGCTTGACGTGCCAGAGAGTGAAGGGTCGAAATTGGCACCTGAGTAGGCATATTGCACTTAGGTATGAGGGTAAGAATAGTAGAATTGAGCTGCTTGAGTAACTTAACATTGATAAAAAAATCATGGACTGCATCACATACCTCAGTACCAATGATATCCCATGAATCCTTAAAAAAAGCACTAGAAAAGCCATCAGGCCCAGGAGCCTTGTTATCTGGAATTGAGAAGATGGCAGCTTTGATTTCTTGGCTAGTGACAGGCCTGAGTAACTGAGTCTAATGCTCAGGATTACACACAACCCCTTGCTTAACAATCGAGGATTCACGAAGTTGTAGCTTTCTCTGTCCCTAAAAGCTGAATATAATACTGAAGGAAGGCATTCTGAATCATTTGAGGATCCTCATGCTCCTTCCCAGCCATATCAGAAATGGACAACACTTGATTCTTCATAAAATTGCTTTTGATAACACCATGGAAATACTTTGTATTACTATCACCATCCTTAATCCAAGCAGCCTTAGCTTTCTGACTCAGGAAGAGAGTGCACGCAGTCTGCAATTCCTTATATTCACCAATAGCATCCTGTTCTTTTTGCAGCCACAAGGAATCTCTAGGGTCAATAGCAAGCTGGGCTTGGATATACTCCAGATTTTTCAGGGCAAGCATAGCACTATTCTCAATATCAGAAAAGTAATCCCTATTGTATTGTCTAAAATAAGGCTTCAACTGTTGCATTTTCTTAACAAGACAATACATCTTAGTGCCATAGCCTGAGTTTTTCCACCATCCTTGTAGAGACTGaagaaaataaggagattttccccacatattgaagtatttgAATCGTTTTTTAAAACTATTCTGCTGACCAGAACTCTTAAGCAGACAAGGGGTGTGATCAAATATGCCTTCAGGAAGAAAATGAGCATACATAGTAGGCATTTGATCACTCCATTCTTGATTAATTAAAGCCCTATCCAGTCTGCTATAGACTCTTGAACTGACATCCTGCTTATTGTTCCAAGTGAAGAAGGAACCTCTAGTAGGACTATCCACTAAACCACAGCTAGTCAGACACCCTTGAAAATCATCAATTTCCTTATCACTACTATTACCTACTAACCTTTCAGCATGAGACAAGACACAGTTGAAATCCCCACAAACTAGCCAGGGATCCTTGATATGAACAGAGAAATCTACCAACTGAGCCCATAATTCTTCCCTTGCTTGAATATCATTGAAAGCATAAACCATGGATAAGTAAAAGAAGATAGTAGAAGCCAGTTCAGTAACCTTCATATTAATACATTGAGCAGAGTAATTAAGAAAGTCCACATGAAAGATAGAAGGATTCCATAAAATCCACACCCTACCACCCTTATGAGAACTATTATTAATAGACAAGCTCCAACCATCCATTAATAAATTTTGCAAACTATTCAGAGCCAAGGATTTAACCTTGGTCTCTAGGAGACCAAACAACCCCACTTTATTCATATGCATAAACCACTTTATATGCCTTTGCTTGGTAGGATTGTTTAACCCCCTGACATTCCAGAAGCCAAGATTATACATTCCCTACCACAAGGTGAGGAACACTACCACTCGTCCCAATTCCTACCTTGGGTGTAGTCTTGGATTTGTTCAAGGCTTCCATAAAAGATTGTTGACCAAATTTGTGAACACTATAAGCTCCATCTGTAACCTCTTGTCTACTCATCCTCATGATAGGCCTGGCTTGAGAAGGACCAGAAGTATAACTGCCATTCTTATGCCATATAACAGGCGTCTGCAATTGTATTTCAACTCTAGGAGTATACTGACTGGTTTCAGCAGGATTAACAACAAGAGGTTCTTTGTTCTTCTCCACTACCTTAGGTTTCCACACTTTAGAGACAGGCTTTTTGGATGGTACAGTGGGAGAAGGTTGCTTCTTGGCTTTCCTGCACTCATTTGCAACATGACCAATACCCTTACACACACTGCACACTATTGGTTTCCACTCGTATTCCACATCTATCTCCACAACTTTTCCATGCTCATCTAAAAATTTAACTTTGTCCTTCAATGGTTTCCCAAATTCAATATCAATCATAACCCTAGCATATCCAATTCTCACCTTGTCATCTGTAGCAGGATCACACTTCACAAATTTACCCAAAAGCCCAGAAATTTAAGGGATTCCTTTACCCCAGAACTTAAGAGGCAACTTGTGTAATTTAACCCACACAGGAACAGATTGAACAGGATGCTTAACCAACTCAATTTCAGGGGTCCAAGGTTTAACTATCAATGGTTTGTTATCAAATAGAAAATGCCCCTGTTTCAAAACTGCATTACAAGCCGCCAAAGACTTAAAACGCACTAAGAACACACCATTAGGAAGGAAAGAAATCTTATCCACCTGATGGTTAGACCACAATCTCTTACTAAATCCATCGACAATTTCCCAGGGAGGATTAGCCCCAAGAATGAAACAATAAACAGAGTTTTTCCAATAATCAAGTTCGATTTTTACCTCTGCTTCCGTAAGTTGCAACAATTCCTCAGGCTCCTCTACAATTGTTTCCAACACAGTAGAAGCAGCAACAATCGGACCTTCTTCCACTACTGGCTCTTCCACTAAGCTCTCTAAATTCAGAGGCGCAATTCCAACCACCTCACTCATAGGCCTTTCCTTGCTTACATCCGCACTAGACGGACCTGTATTACGTGACAAAACTGGAAATTCATCTACACTAGTTGAAGAAAGGAGATCAAATTTATTTGAATCAGCttgtttttttttgattttttgttgaAGAAACCGAGGATTTACTCTTTATTACTGTCATTTTTGTTGGTCTCAGATCCCTAGGGTTCCTTGTTTTCAGAGTTTTCAATCGTTATTTTTTAGGgggttttctctctctctctctctctcttcatttttcaattagtataggaattgccattactattatattattattatcatatattattaatcttaccataaataggattccctcatacaatatttactaatttattattgccataactttattattattattattaatataactattattacctttatatattattatttccatattatattattattaattaccgGATATAAATCCCGATCACACCCATACTAGATGAAGCATAAAAATAGGCCCAAATAACAATGGTacacggcccaatgctaaatattagctaaacccaattcccgacttgaattattaatttattatttaattaatgtcttacttgtatttattattagaaatgtcatttaatcaattattaaattatataaattactttcataaattattatcaaaatacggagtattgcagtcttccccccttaaaatgaacttcgtctcgaagttcaCCCACAACCACTACCACAACACACATAGACTTTCTCATAACTAAGCATCATCCAACAATTATGCATTTTACGAGTATCAATCATGCCAATCTTAGAACAAGAGATCACAATAATAACTTAAAACACtcgtagtatcacattccttccccctaaaaataaatttcgtcctcgaagttcggaatatcaaacagtaggaactaacaattcattGTTGTAACGTCACAAATATTAaaacacacattgtaatataAACAATTATAATTTCCAACACGAATTAATGGTTAAATGAAtacaaaaatatttgatttgcTTCCAAGTAGCAAAACCACAACATATAATATATTTAAACTAATTTTATTTAACtattggcgaatacattgccaaaatAAGTAATAAACTATCACAAAAGCTACGCATAAAGGTTTAGTTACTCTTTCTTAATAATGGTATCTAACTTAAATATGGATGCAATTATAgtgaacatatatatggcttagggtaacacattccgcatatcactagacatggtaatctactATACACAATTCACAATATTAAAATATAAAGAAACAAAAACTTTCATTTGCTCAAGACTAAGGAAAACATGCTaaaactaaaaatcataaataattaataaaa is a genomic window containing:
- the LOC141630636 gene encoding uncharacterized protein LOC141630636, producing MDGWSLSINNSSHKGGRVWILWNPSIFHVDFLNYSAQCINMKVTELASTIFFYLSMVYAFNDIQAREELWAQLVDFSVHIKDPWLVCGDFNCVLSHAERLVGNSSDKEIDDFQGCLTSCGLVDSPTRGSFFTWNNKQDVSSRVYSRLDRALINQEWSDQMPTMYAHFLPEGIFDHTPCLLKSSGQQNSFKKRFKYFNMWGKSPYFLQSLQGWWKNSGYGTKMYCLVKKMQQLKPYFRQYNRDYFSDIENSAMLALKNLEYIQAQLAIDPRDSLWLQKEQDAIGEYKELQTACTLFLSQKAKAAWIKDGDSNTKYFHGVIKSNFMKNQVLSISDMAGKEHEDPQMIQNAFLQYYIQLLGTEKATTS